GGCCGCGGCGATCATCATGGGCTGCTGGACCAGCCGGAACTGTTCGACACCGAAGTCGTACTCGATCTGGAACACCGACAGCCCGATGAACAAGCCACCGAAGGACAAGTAACGCAAGAACTTCACGAAATTGGTGTCGTCATCTGCATTGAAGCCGATGGCACGCCGGCCTTCGTATTCCAGGATCAGCACGGAGACCAGCGACAGTCCGGCACCACCGATCAGCATCAGGTGCGTGGGACCCCACAGCGTGACGTCCTGGCCGAAGATGCGGTGCCAGATGTCATCCAGCGGGAACCCGATCAACGCATACAGGCCGCACATCGCCATCAGCAGTCCGCCCACCGGCGCGTACCAGGTGCGGGTGATGCGCACCGCCGCCGAACCGGGCCTGTCATAGGGCAGAACTATCGCCAGCGTGCCCGCGATGAACAGCAGGAACAACCCGAACAGGATGAAGTAATGCGCGGGGTTGGCCAGCGGGCCCGCGTCGCGGCCCTTGCCGATGTGCAGGCTGACGTCCCAGATGAAACCGAACAGCGCGGCGACGATGGTCGAGACGAACAGGCAGATCTGCAGGGCCACCCAGGGTGGTCGATTGAACTTGTTGCCGATCTTGTCTGCCAGGTTCTGGAGCCAGGTGATGCGTCGCTGGCGGTGCAGGTACCCGATCCACAGCAGGCCGCCCGAGACGATCGTGGCGGCCACCGACATGCCGATCACCTGGTCGAGCGCGGCGCCACCGCCTTCGTCGGCAGCAGCGATGATGTGCAGAGACTCCGTTGTCATTGGCCGGCCATCCTGTCCGCTGAGTGGGGGAGCAACAGTGCTACTGGTCGGTAATGTTTCCAGAATTTCTCGGCTCAAACAGGAGTACGTGCTAATCACTCACTGTCCCCGCGGCATGGGACGATCGTCCCGTGACCGATGCGCTGCACCTGATCCTGGGGGACGAAGAACTACTGATCGAGCGTGCGGTGACCTCGGTGCTGCACGCGGTGCGCGGTAAGGCGGGTGCGGACATCCCCGTCAATCGGCTGCGTGCGGGGCAGGTCGACGTGGCGGAGCTGGCCGAGTTGCTGAGCCCCTCGCTGTTCTCCGATGAAAGAGTCATCGTCGTGGAGGCCGCTGCCGAGGCGGGCAAGGACTCCGTCACCCTCATCGAGCAGGCGGCTGCCGATCTTCCACCGGGAACCTTTCTGCTCGTTCAACATTCGGGGGGTGGACGTGCGAAGGCGCTCGCCGCCACGTTGCAGAAGCTCGGTGCCGCGGTTCACGACTGCGCGCGGATCACCAAGGCCGCCGAGCGAGCCGACTTCGTGCACAAGGAATTCCGCCGCCTGGGGCAGAAGGTGGACGCCGATGTGGTCGCGATCGTGATCGATGCCGTCGGCTCCGATATTCGTGAACTAGCCGCCGCGTGCTCTCAGTTGGTATCGGACACCGACGGCAACGTCGATGAGGCCGCGGTGCGCCGCTACCACTCCGGACGTGCGGAGGTCTCCGGATTCGATATCGCCGACAAGGCGGTCGTGGGTGATGTCGCCGGCTCGACGGAGGCGCTGCGCTGGGCGATGCAGCAGGGTGTTCCGCATGTGCTGTTGGCCGATGCGCTCGCCGAGGCGGTGCACACCATCGCCCGGGTGGGGCCGATCAAACAGAACGCCTACGCGGCCGCGTCCGAACTCGGGATGCCGCCCTGGCGTATCGAAAAGGCACAGAAGCAAGCGCGCCGGTGGTCGCGTGACGCGGTGGCCGAGGCCATCCGGGTGGTGGCCGCGCTCAACGCCGATGTGAAGGGGGTGGCGGCCGATGCCGACTACGCCCTGGAATCGGCGGTGCGCAAGGTGGCCGAGCTGGTGAACACCTGAGCCCGCGGGGCTGCCTCACGACACGAAAAACGCCGAGCGCGCTCGCGCGCTCGGCGTTGATCGGAAAATTAGATCAGAGCTTGTTCAGAGCCAGGGCGAGCGCCGACTTCTTGTTGGCGGCCTGGTTCTTGTGGATGACACCCTTGGTGACGGCCTTGTCCAGCTTGCGGCTGGTCGAGACGAGCAGCTCGCCCGCCTTCTCCTTGTCACCCTCGGCGAGCGCGTCGCGGAAACCGCGGACGGCCGTGCGCAGGGATGACTTGGTCGCCTGGTTGCGCAACCGGGCACGCTCGTTGGTGCGGATGCGCTTTTCCTGCGACTTGATATTGGCCACGCGTCTAAGTCCTTCGGTAAATCGTCTGGTAGGGCGGCGGCCTCCAGATCATTGGATCCGGGGCAGCTGAGCAGCGCCGCAAGGGAAGAGACTACCAGGAGTCTGGCCGAAACCTGAAACCGGCGGGTGGCCGCACAACGCCAGATTGCGTCCAGGTATCCAGCAAGTATCGGCGATACGCGCGCACGCACTGCCGAATCCGGCGAGTTGGTGCAGCATAGGCAAGGTGAGCCTGCGAACAGTGATGCCGAACTCGGGGCGACCCACACGCACGGCGGCAACGCCACGGCTAACCCGGCGAGATGACCAGATATTCGGCGGTTACCGCGAACTGGTGTCCGAGAAGGGTGCTTACGCCAAGGCCTTCGACGAGATGTTCGACGCCGATGGCAACGTGCGCGGGCCGTATAAGGGGATCTACGCCGAGCTGGCGCCCACCGATGCCGCCGACCTTGCCGCGCGTGCCGACGCGCTGGGCAGAGCATTCATCGACCAGGGGATCACCTTCTCGCTGTCGGGGCAGGAACGCCCGTTTCCGCTGGACCTGGTGCCGCGCGTCATCGCCGCGGCCGAATGGTCACGGCTGGAGCGGGGCATCGCTCAGCGGGTCCGCGCACTGGAGATGTACCTGGCCGACATCTACGGCGATCAGGAGATCCTGCGAGACGGGGTGATCCCGCGCGCCCTGGTCACGTCCTGCGAGCACTTCCACCGCGAGGCCGCCGGAATCAATCCGCCCAACGGGGTGCGTATCCACGTCGCGGGTATCGACCTGGTGCGCGACGCGCAAGGCACCTTCCGGGTACTCGAAGACAATCTGCGGTCCCCGTCCGGGGTGTCGTACGTGATGGAGAACCGTCGCACCATGGCGCGGGTCTTCCCGGACCTGTTCGCCACCCACCGGGTGCGCGCGGTGGACGACTACTCCTCACATCTGCTGCGCGCCCTGCGTAAGTCGGCGGCCACCAATGAGGCGGACCCGACCGTGGTGGTTCTCACACCGGGTGTCGCGAACTCGGCCTATTTCGAGCACTCCCTGCTGGCCCGCCAGATGGGAGTGGAGCTTGTCGAGGGACGCGACCTGTTCTGCCGCGACAACCAGGTCTACATGCGCACCACCGAGGGTGAGCGTCAGGTCGACGTCATCTACCGCCGCATCGACGACACCTTCCTGGACCCCATGCAGTTCCGTCCCGATTCGGTGCTCGGTGTCGCGGGTCTGCTCAACGCCGCACGCGCTGGGAACGTCGTCATCTCCAGCGCCGTCGGCAATGGAGTGGGCGACGACAAGCTCGTCTACACCTACGTGCCGACCATCATCGAGTACTACCTCGGCGAGAAACCCATAGTCGCGAACGTGGATACCTACCGATGTTGGCTCGACGACGAGCGCGAGGAAGTGCTTGACCGCATCGACGCGCTCGTCATCAAGCCGGTGGAGGGGTCCGGCGGGTACGGCATCGTCTTCGGCCCCGACGCCACCGAGAAGGAACGCGCCGCGATCGCCAAGAAGATCAGAGCTGACCCGCGCGGCTGGGTGGCCCAGCCCGTGGTCCAGTTGTCCACGGTGCCCACAAAGGTCGGCGACCAACTGGTGCCGCGGCACGTGGACCTGCGCCCATTCGCGGTCAATGACGGTGACGACGTCTGGGTGCTACCCGGTGGTCTCACCCGGGTGGCATTGCCGGAAGGCTCGCTGGTGGTCAACTCCAGTCAGGGTGGCGGCTCCAAGGACACCTGGGTGCTGGCCTCGCGTGCTTCTGTCGCCGAGCGTGAGCTCTCGGGGGCCGAGGTGGTCCCGGAGCTGCCGAAGGCGGCGGAGGTGGAACAGGGGCCCGAGGCGGCCACCGCGGGTCTGCAGGTGCAACAGCAGCAACAACAACAGCAGGTGATGTCCTAATGCTGGCGCGAAACGCGGAGTCGCTCTACTGGATTGGCCGATACGTCGAGCGTGCCGATGACACCGCGCGCATCCTCGATGTCACGGTGCACCAGCTGCTCGAGGATGCCAGCGTGGATCCCGATCATGCCTCCCGCGTGCTGCTGCGCGTGCTGGGCATCGACGCGCCGGACACCGTGCTCGATGTGTGGTCACTCACCGAGCTGGTCGCGTTCAGCAGGGGAGTGCAGGGTGGGTCGATCGTCGACTCCATCTCCGAGGCGCGTGAAAATGCGCGCGGCGCACGGGAAGTGACGTCCACCGAGATGTGGGAGTGCCTCAACACCACCTACAACGCGCTGGCCGATCGCGAGCGCGCCGCCCGCAGACTCGGACCCCACGAGTTCTTCACCTACGTGGAGGGGCGCGCCGCGCAATTCGCGGGGCTCGCCGACTCCACACTCAGCCGTGACGACGGGTACCGATTCCTGGTGCTGGGCCGGTCCATCGAGCGGGTGGATATGACGGTGCGGCTGCTGCTGTCCCGTGTTGGTGACCGTGCGTCCTCACCCGCCTGGGTCACGCTGTTGCGTAGCGCGGGCGCGCACGACACCTACCTGCGCACCTATCGCGGGGTCCTGGACGCGAGCCGGGTCGTCGAGTTCATGCTGCTGGACCGGCTGTTCCCGCGCTCGGTGTTCCACTCGCTGCGCCAGGCCGAGCTGAGCCTGGAGGAGCTGGATCACCAGCCGCACAGCCGAGTCGGTGCGCGTGCCGAGGCGCAGCGGTTGCTGGGGCGGGCCCGCAGTGAGTTGGAGTTCATGCGTCCCGGAGTGCTGCTGGAGGATCTGCCGACACGACTGGCCGGCCTGCAACAGACCTGCCGGGAACTGGGTGAGGCGGTGGCGCTGCAGTACTTCCACGCCGCGCCGTGGGTGGCGTGGACCGATGCCGGTGGCCGCCACGATGTGGATCCCATTGAAGAAGGCGAGATCTGACGATGTGGCCCCCACCCGCGGGAGGTACCCCCAACGTGCGCGAAGAGGAGAAGTAGATGTGGCGCTTGCGAGTCGTCCACGCCACCGGTTACGCCTACAAGACGCCGGTGACCGCCTCCTACAACGAGGCGCGGCTGACACCGCGCAGTGACGGTCGCCAGAACGTCATTCTCAATCGCGTGGAGACGGTGCCGGCCACCCGCTCGTATCGGTACGTCGACTACTGGGGTACCGCCGTCACGACATTCGACCTGCACGCACCCCATACCGAACTGGAGGTGACAGGTCTGTCGGTGGTGGAGACCGATGTCGCGGAGAAGCCGGAGGAAACGGTGAGCTGGGATGACATCCACGCCGACGCCGTCATCGACCGATTCGACGAGTATCTGTCGCCCAGCGCGTACGTCCCACACAGCAAGAAGGTGCAGTCGGTGGGCAAGCGGATCGCCAAGGATGCCAGTCCCGCCGAGGCCATTGTCGCGGCATCGAAATGGGTGCACTCGGAGCTCGACTACGTGCCCGGAACCACCGGTGTACATTCGTCGGCGCTGGATGCGTTGCGTGAGAGAAAAGGTGTATGCCAGGACTACGCGCACCTGACCTTGGTCCTGCTGCGCAGCATGGGGATCCCGGCGCGCTACGTCTCGGGATACCTGCACCCCAAGGGCGACGCGGCGGTGGGCGAGACGGTGGACGGACAGAGCCACGCCTGGATCCAGGGCTGGGCCGGCGCGTGGTGGGATTACGACCCCACCAATGACAGCGAGATCAACGAGCAGTACATCACCGTGGGCGTCGGCCGGGACTACTCGGACGTCAGCCCCCTCAAGGGCATCTACTCGGGGGGTGGCTCGACCGATTTGGACGTCGTGGTCGAAGTCACACGACTCGCCTAAACACCGCAGAAAAGCCAGTTATTGCACAGGTGTCTGGCAAGAAGAGTAATAATGCGTAGACCATGGTGACCAAACAAGCTACCGGGCTATACGGCGGACGAACGGCAGACGAGCGCCGCGCGGAGCGGAGGCGACGCCTTCTTGAGGCGGGGCTCGAGGTGATGGCCAGCTCCGGCTGGGCTGCGACAACGGTTCGGGAGATCTGCAAGACCGCCGGACTGAACACCCGTTACTTCTACGAGTGCTTCGACGGCCTCGACGAGCTACTGGTCGCCGTTTTCGACTGGATCATCGAGGACAGCATCGCCACCGCAGGGTCGGCGATGGCCGCTGCCGAGAAGGACTCACGCTCGCAGGTGCATGCCGGTGTCGTGGGTGCGGTGACCGCACTGACCGCCGATCCCCGGCGCGCCCGCGTGATCGCCACCGAGGCGATGGGCAGCCAGCGGCTCACTCGTCGCCGCATGCGGTTGACGCACTACATGGCGTTGATGCTCGGTGCCGCGCGCGCCGAGTTCGATCCGGATGCCGACCCCAACTACACCGCTGTGCAGGCCGAAGCCCTGGCTGCCGGTGTCGCGGGCACCGTGCTGGCATGGCTCGACGGACGGCTGCGTCTTGAGCGTGAAGAACTGGCTGAGTACACCGCACAGTTCGTTGACCAGGCCATGTTCACGCCGTTGCCGGTGCGCAACTCCGTAGAGCACTGAGCTGCGCTGATCGGTTCGATCAGCTCCAGGAGAAGTGCGTGCGCAGGCGCATCGCAACGATGTTGAATCGCTCCACGTCCAAAATGGCGCCCTCGCGCCGGATTCCTTCTTCGGGAACATCGAGCACGCGATCCAGGCGCACCCAGCTGGGGCGACCGTCGTAATCCCAGCTGCCGCTGCCGAGCGCCACCCAGTCCGGGTCGGTGTCGTGGCGCTCCTGGCTCGAGAGCATCAGGCCCAATAGCACCGAGCCATCCCGTCCCACCACGAGCACCGGACGATCCTTGCCCTGTGACGGGTCATCCTCATAGACCACCCAGGTCCAGACGATTTCGCCGGGATCGGCGCGACCGTCCAGGTCGGGCGTGTATTCGATGCGACGGGCCCGATGGGCCGTGGGCACGCTGCGGTTGGTGACCGGACGCCCGGGAATGGCGGTCTGCTGCTCTGTCTCCACGACGCCGATCGCTTCCAGCCCGCGCTGCAGCCCCCGCTGAACGAATTCCGACCCCTGTAGTTGCCGCAGCACCTTCGGGCCTTCGCGGAACACGACTTGTTCAAGAGTGTCCACCGCGATCTTCCCGAGCTTCCGCCCGAGCGTCTGCCACTGTGACGCCATGCTGCGAGCATACTGACCGGTAGTCCCTCACGACGTGTGTGTCAGGAGCATGGCGCGCGGCATGGGAGCATGGTGCCGTGCCAAGTTTTGCCGACACGACGTTCACGGACCCGGCGCTTATCCGTAACTTCTGCATCATCGCCCATATCGACCACGGGAAGTCGACCCTGGCCGACCGGATGCTGCAGTTGACGGGCGTGGTCGATGAGCGGTCCATGCGTGCCCAGTATCTGGACCGCATGGATATCGAGCGTGAGCGCGGCATCACCATCAAGGCACAGAATGTGCGGCTGCCCTGGCAGCTCAAGGGCGAGAACGGGCCCGAGGACTATGTCCTGCACCTCATCGATACCCCCGGGCACGTGGACTTCACCTACGAGGTCTCGCGGGCGCTGGAGGCGTGCGAGGGCGCGGTGCTGCTCGTGGACGCCGCGCAGGGCATCGAGGCGCAGACGCTGGCCAACCTGTACCTGGCACTGGACAAGGACCTGACCATCATTCCGGTCCTCAACAAGATTGACTTGCCCGCGGCCGACCCCGAGCGCTACTCCGAGGAGATCGCGCACATCATCGGCTGCGAGCCCTCCGATGTGCTGCGGGTCTCCGGCAAGACCGGCGAGGGCGTCGAGGCACTGCTGAACGAGGTGGTGCGGCTCATTCCTGCGCCACAGGGTGATCCGGATGCTCCGGCGCGCGCGATGATCTTCGACTCGGTGTACGACATCTACCGGGGCGTCGTCACCTACGTCCGCGTCGTCGACGGCAAGATCACCCCGCGCGAGAAGATCGCGATGATGTCAACGGGCGCCACCCATGAGCTGCTGGAGGTGGGCATCGTCTCACCCGACCCCAAACCCTCTGCGGGCCTTGGGGTGGGCGAGGTGGGCTACCTGATCACCGGCGTGAAGGACGTGCGCCAATCCAAGGTCGGTGACACCGTCACCTCTGCGCGCAAGGGTGCGACCGAACCGCTCACCGGTTATCGCGAACCGCGGCCGATGGTGTACTCCGGGTTGTATCCGGTGGACGGATCCGACTACCCGAATCTTCGTGAGGCGCTGGACAAGCTGCAGCTCAACGACGCGGCGCTCACCTATGAGCCGGAGACGTCGGTGGCGCTGGGCTTCGGATTCCGTTGCGGCTTCCTGGGATTGCTCCACATGGAGATCACCCGTGAGCGGCTGGAACGTGAGTTCAACCTCGACCTGATCTCGACCGCACCCAACGTGGTGTACCGCGTGGTCAAGGAGGACGGCACCGAAATGATGGTGACCAACCCGTCCATCTGGCCCGAGGGCAAGATCCGTTCGGTGTTCGAGCCCGTCGTCAAGACGACTGTCATCGCACCGAGCGAGTTTATCGGTTCGATCATGGAGCTGTGCCAGTCACGACGCGGTGAACTCGGCGGCATGGATTACCTCTCGCCGGAGCGTGTCGAGCTGCGTTACACAATGCCGTTGGGCGAGATCATCTTCGACTTCTTCGACTCGCTGAAATCGCGCACTCGCGGCTACGCCAGCCTGGACTACGAAGAGGCCGGCGAGCAGGAAGCCGACCTGGTCAAGGTCGACATCCTGCTGCAGGGTGAGGCGGTCGACGCGTTCAGTGCCATCGTGCACAAGGACGGCGCCTCGGCGTACGGCAACAAGATGACCGTCAAGCTCAAGGAGCTCATTCCGCGCCAGCAGTTCGAAGTGCCGGTGCAAGCCGCTGTTGGCTCGAGAATCATTGCGCGTGAGAACATTCGGGCCATCCGTAAGGACGTGCTCTCCAAGTGCTACGGCGGTGACATCACCCGTAAGCGCAAGCTGCTGGAGAAGCAGAAGGAGGGCAAGAAGCGCATGAAGACCATCGGACGGGTCGAGGTGCCGCAGGAGGCCTTCGTGGCGGCGCTGTCCACCGAGTCCACGGCGGACAAACCGAAGAAGTAGTCCTGGCGCAGGCTTCTCGCGGAGGGTGACCCAACCTCGCCGAGTGTGCGAATAGTGTCGATATTTCCGTGAATTTCGACCGTATCGGCACACTCGGGCTCAGTGCTCGCAGTCCTGACTCGGCATCCCGACGACGGCCCCGCCCTGCGGCCAGCCCGCGGGCGATTCCTCCCACGGCTCCTGACGCCCATACGGTGTCAGGTCCAAGAACGGATACCCGACCGCGGAATGATCCAGCCCGCGCGCGAAGGCCGAATAGGTGTGAAATACCTCGGCTCCACGGCGCAGGAAGACACTGGCGCCGGGCCAATCCCCGCGCAGGTCTTCCTCGCTGAATCCGTCGGCGTGTAACTCCTCGAGCGACTTGTAGTTGTACTCGATCGGCGCGCGCGACGGGTCGAGCGTGACGTGGAAGTCGTAGCTGAAATCGCCGTCGTTGGTGGAGTACCACGGGAACGTCCACCCGTGTTCGTCGCGGTAACGGGCGATGCTGGCATACGGCGCACGGGACACGCAGGCGAAGGTGACGCCCTTGTCGGTCAACAACGCGCGATCTCGTTCGGTGAACGTCATATCGGCCGCGCCGGTGCAGCTGGGGCATCCGCGGTCGGCGGCGTCGATCCACATGAAATGGTGGATGTACAGGGTGTGACGGCCCTCGAACATGTCCAGCAGCCGCACCGGCCCGTCAGGGCCTTCGAAGAGGTAGTCCTTCTCGACTTTCACCATGGGAAGGCGTCGGCGTTCGGCATTGACGGCATCGCGCAGATGGGTGACCTCGCGCTCGCGGGCCAGCAGTTGCTTGCGGGCCGTCAGCCATTCCTCGCGGGTGACGGCGGTGGGATAGGCGGATGAGGTTGTCATACCGATACCGACCCACCCCGGCCGGAAAACTCATCGCGTCGATACGCTGAGCGGCATGAGTACCGTGCTTGCCGGGCTTCGTCTTCCAGTCGTCGGCGCCCCGATGGCCGGCGGTATCACCGTTCCCGCGGTGGCGCGCGGGGTGAGTGCGGCCGGCGGTTTCGGTCTGTTGCCTGCGGGGTACCGCAGCGTCGAGCAGCTGGACCAGGACCGCGAGGCGATGGGCGGTCTTCCCTTCGGTTTCAACGTCTTCGTTCCCACGCCAGACCTCGGGGCCGACCTGGGTGAGTACCTGGACAAGCTGAAGATCTGGGCCGACAAACTCGAGGTGGCTCCGGGCGATCCGGTCTGGCACGACGACGCGTATGCCGACAAGATCGAGTATCTGGTGGCCAATCCTGTCCCGGTGGTGTCGTTCACGTTTGGCGTGCCGTCCGCGCAGGACGCGCACCGGCTGCGCGAGGCCGGATCCGAGGTGTGGATCACCGTCACCAGTGCCGTCGAGGCCACGATCGCCGAAGGCATCGGTGCCGACGCGCTGGTTGTCCAGGGCCCCGAGGCCGGCGGTCACCGCAGCAGTTTCGATGCCGGTGCCCCCGAAGAACCGCTGGCCGATCTGATCGCGAACGTGCGGGCGGTCACCGCGTTACCGCTGGTGGCAGCGGGCGGAATCATGGACGGCGCCGACATCGCCCGGGTACTCGCCGCGGGAGCCTCGGCCGCCCAGTTGGGCACCGCGCTGGTGGTCACCGACGAGTCGGGTGCCAAACAGGTCTACAAAGACGCCCTGCTGCAACCGGCCGAAACGGTGGTGACGCGGGTCTTCTCGGGCCGCCCGGCGCGAAGCATCTCGAATGCGTTCCAGCGGGATATGGAATCGGTTGCCCCGGTGAGCTTCCCGGCGCTGAACTCGGCGACCAAGGAGCTGCGGGCAAGCGGAGATCCGGACGTGATGTCGCTGTGGGCTGGCACCGAACATCATCGGGCCCGGGCCCTGCCGGTGGCGGAACTGATGTCGGTATTGGCCGGCGAACTGGACGCGGCACGGGGTCAGGAGACAGCATGAAACCGACCACCCTGATCTGGACCGCACTTGTCGCCGCATGCCTGCTAGTCGGCATCGACCTGGTGATCTACCTGGCAGGTCCGCGTAGCGGAGGGTCCACCGGTGTCCTTGTGTCGCTCTTGGTGTTCAACCTGCTGCTCTTCGGTGGACTCGGCATCTACCTGCTTCGCAGGCGCTAATGAGCCGGGCGGGTAGCCAGATCGCACCTACGATGGTCGGATGGTGTCGTCTCTTGATCCCGAGCTGTCGCTAGAAGGACTGCTTTCCAGTCAGTCTC
This genomic window from Mycobacteroides chelonae contains:
- the holA gene encoding DNA polymerase III subunit delta, with product MTDALHLILGDEELLIERAVTSVLHAVRGKAGADIPVNRLRAGQVDVAELAELLSPSLFSDERVIVVEAAAEAGKDSVTLIEQAAADLPPGTFLLVQHSGGGRAKALAATLQKLGAAVHDCARITKAAERADFVHKEFRRLGQKVDADVVAIVIDAVGSDIRELAAACSQLVSDTDGNVDEAAVRRYHSGRAEVSGFDIADKAVVGDVAGSTEALRWAMQQGVPHVLLADALAEAVHTIARVGPIKQNAYAAASELGMPPWRIEKAQKQARRWSRDAVAEAIRVVAALNADVKGVAADADYALESAVRKVAELVNT
- the rpsT gene encoding 30S ribosomal protein S20, with the protein product MANIKSQEKRIRTNERARLRNQATKSSLRTAVRGFRDALAEGDKEKAGELLVSTSRKLDKAVTKGVIHKNQAANKKSALALALNKL
- a CDS encoding circularly permuted type 2 ATP-grasp protein; its protein translation is MPNSGRPTRTAATPRLTRRDDQIFGGYRELVSEKGAYAKAFDEMFDADGNVRGPYKGIYAELAPTDAADLAARADALGRAFIDQGITFSLSGQERPFPLDLVPRVIAAAEWSRLERGIAQRVRALEMYLADIYGDQEILRDGVIPRALVTSCEHFHREAAGINPPNGVRIHVAGIDLVRDAQGTFRVLEDNLRSPSGVSYVMENRRTMARVFPDLFATHRVRAVDDYSSHLLRALRKSAATNEADPTVVVLTPGVANSAYFEHSLLARQMGVELVEGRDLFCRDNQVYMRTTEGERQVDVIYRRIDDTFLDPMQFRPDSVLGVAGLLNAARAGNVVISSAVGNGVGDDKLVYTYVPTIIEYYLGEKPIVANVDTYRCWLDDEREEVLDRIDALVIKPVEGSGGYGIVFGPDATEKERAAIAKKIRADPRGWVAQPVVQLSTVPTKVGDQLVPRHVDLRPFAVNDGDDVWVLPGGLTRVALPEGSLVVNSSQGGGSKDTWVLASRASVAERELSGAEVVPELPKAAEVEQGPEAATAGLQVQQQQQQQQVMS
- a CDS encoding alpha-E domain-containing protein, yielding MLARNAESLYWIGRYVERADDTARILDVTVHQLLEDASVDPDHASRVLLRVLGIDAPDTVLDVWSLTELVAFSRGVQGGSIVDSISEARENARGAREVTSTEMWECLNTTYNALADRERAARRLGPHEFFTYVEGRAAQFAGLADSTLSRDDGYRFLVLGRSIERVDMTVRLLLSRVGDRASSPAWVTLLRSAGAHDTYLRTYRGVLDASRVVEFMLLDRLFPRSVFHSLRQAELSLEELDHQPHSRVGARAEAQRLLGRARSELEFMRPGVLLEDLPTRLAGLQQTCRELGEAVALQYFHAAPWVAWTDAGGRHDVDPIEEGEI
- a CDS encoding transglutaminase family protein produces the protein MWRLRVVHATGYAYKTPVTASYNEARLTPRSDGRQNVILNRVETVPATRSYRYVDYWGTAVTTFDLHAPHTELEVTGLSVVETDVAEKPEETVSWDDIHADAVIDRFDEYLSPSAYVPHSKKVQSVGKRIAKDASPAEAIVAASKWVHSELDYVPGTTGVHSSALDALRERKGVCQDYAHLTLVLLRSMGIPARYVSGYLHPKGDAAVGETVDGQSHAWIQGWAGAWWDYDPTNDSEINEQYITVGVGRDYSDVSPLKGIYSGGGSTDLDVVVEVTRLA
- a CDS encoding TetR/AcrR family transcriptional regulator, translating into MVTKQATGLYGGRTADERRAERRRRLLEAGLEVMASSGWAATTVREICKTAGLNTRYFYECFDGLDELLVAVFDWIIEDSIATAGSAMAAAEKDSRSQVHAGVVGAVTALTADPRRARVIATEAMGSQRLTRRRMRLTHYMALMLGAARAEFDPDADPNYTAVQAEALAAGVAGTVLAWLDGRLRLEREELAEYTAQFVDQAMFTPLPVRNSVEH
- a CDS encoding type II toxin-antitoxin system PemK/MazF family toxin, with product MASQWQTLGRKLGKIAVDTLEQVVFREGPKVLRQLQGSEFVQRGLQRGLEAIGVVETEQQTAIPGRPVTNRSVPTAHRARRIEYTPDLDGRADPGEIVWTWVVYEDDPSQGKDRPVLVVGRDGSVLLGLMLSSQERHDTDPDWVALGSGSWDYDGRPSWVRLDRVLDVPEEGIRREGAILDVERFNIVAMRLRTHFSWS
- the lepA gene encoding translation elongation factor 4, with the protein product MPSFADTTFTDPALIRNFCIIAHIDHGKSTLADRMLQLTGVVDERSMRAQYLDRMDIERERGITIKAQNVRLPWQLKGENGPEDYVLHLIDTPGHVDFTYEVSRALEACEGAVLLVDAAQGIEAQTLANLYLALDKDLTIIPVLNKIDLPAADPERYSEEIAHIIGCEPSDVLRVSGKTGEGVEALLNEVVRLIPAPQGDPDAPARAMIFDSVYDIYRGVVTYVRVVDGKITPREKIAMMSTGATHELLEVGIVSPDPKPSAGLGVGEVGYLITGVKDVRQSKVGDTVTSARKGATEPLTGYREPRPMVYSGLYPVDGSDYPNLREALDKLQLNDAALTYEPETSVALGFGFRCGFLGLLHMEITRERLEREFNLDLISTAPNVVYRVVKEDGTEMMVTNPSIWPEGKIRSVFEPVVKTTVIAPSEFIGSIMELCQSRRGELGGMDYLSPERVELRYTMPLGEIIFDFFDSLKSRTRGYASLDYEEAGEQEADLVKVDILLQGEAVDAFSAIVHKDGASAYGNKMTVKLKELIPRQQFEVPVQAAVGSRIIARENIRAIRKDVLSKCYGGDITRKRKLLEKQKEGKKRMKTIGRVEVPQEAFVAALSTESTADKPKK
- a CDS encoding DUF899 domain-containing protein encodes the protein MTTSSAYPTAVTREEWLTARKQLLAREREVTHLRDAVNAERRRLPMVKVEKDYLFEGPDGPVRLLDMFEGRHTLYIHHFMWIDAADRGCPSCTGAADMTFTERDRALLTDKGVTFACVSRAPYASIARYRDEHGWTFPWYSTNDGDFSYDFHVTLDPSRAPIEYNYKSLEELHADGFSEEDLRGDWPGASVFLRRGAEVFHTYSAFARGLDHSAVGYPFLDLTPYGRQEPWEESPAGWPQGGAVVGMPSQDCEH
- a CDS encoding NAD(P)H-dependent flavin oxidoreductase; its protein translation is MSTVLAGLRLPVVGAPMAGGITVPAVARGVSAAGGFGLLPAGYRSVEQLDQDREAMGGLPFGFNVFVPTPDLGADLGEYLDKLKIWADKLEVAPGDPVWHDDAYADKIEYLVANPVPVVSFTFGVPSAQDAHRLREAGSEVWITVTSAVEATIAEGIGADALVVQGPEAGGHRSSFDAGAPEEPLADLIANVRAVTALPLVAAGGIMDGADIARVLAAGASAAQLGTALVVTDESGAKQVYKDALLQPAETVVTRVFSGRPARSISNAFQRDMESVAPVSFPALNSATKELRASGDPDVMSLWAGTEHHRARALPVAELMSVLAGELDAARGQETA